Proteins encoded by one window of Brevibacterium atlanticum:
- the aceB gene encoding malate synthase A, producing MSYIKINAPLETGFGTVLSEPALTFIATLHDEFAGTISDLLRARANRAEEMNGGTLPRFKPETARIRADRSWTVVGSQDAPGLEDRRVELTGPVTEPEVVAALNSQAKVWLADLEDATSPNWANIIGGQVNLFRAIRGRLPGINNDNQPTIGLRPRGLHLPEKHLLYVDDNGDEFATWGALVDFGLYFFHNARHLISNGSGPYFYLPKLESSQEARLWNKIFVKAQNMLDIEQGTIRATAHIETITAVFQMEEILYELRDHCAGLEAAGWDYLFSVVKNLRYATDYVLPDRERLTMDLPLMKAFTDRLVATCHRRGAHAIGTMSNLMADHPDKEFVAAEFERMREDKAREAWQGFDGTWVADPALVPAALAVFDAALGSKPNQLENKRPDVQVTSANILDITGLEPIVTEEGVRVNIRVAIGYMNEWLGGNGHVALENQLEDVSTAEICRSQIWQWIHHEVTLDNGQQVTRHLVERYLGEELAAMDRRPDDHFDEAVEIFRATALDEPFAEFLTMPAYNDHLVDRVSKTDAELYVA from the coding sequence ATGTCTTACATCAAGATCAACGCGCCGCTCGAAACCGGCTTCGGCACCGTCCTCTCGGAGCCTGCTCTGACCTTCATCGCAACCCTGCATGACGAGTTCGCCGGCACCATCAGCGACCTGCTGCGCGCACGCGCCAACCGGGCCGAGGAGATGAACGGCGGAACCCTGCCGCGCTTCAAGCCCGAGACGGCCCGCATCCGCGCCGACCGGTCCTGGACCGTCGTCGGCTCGCAGGACGCTCCCGGACTCGAGGACCGCCGCGTCGAACTCACCGGTCCGGTCACCGAACCCGAAGTCGTGGCAGCGCTGAACTCGCAGGCCAAGGTGTGGCTGGCTGACCTCGAAGACGCTACGAGCCCGAACTGGGCCAACATCATCGGCGGTCAGGTCAACCTCTTCCGCGCCATCCGCGGCCGGCTGCCGGGAATCAACAACGACAACCAGCCGACGATCGGACTGCGTCCGCGCGGTCTGCACCTGCCGGAGAAGCACCTGCTCTACGTTGATGACAACGGCGATGAGTTCGCGACCTGGGGTGCCCTCGTCGACTTCGGCCTCTACTTCTTCCACAACGCCCGCCACCTCATCAGCAACGGCTCCGGCCCATACTTCTACCTGCCGAAGCTCGAGTCCTCGCAGGAGGCTCGTCTGTGGAACAAGATCTTCGTCAAGGCTCAGAACATGCTCGACATCGAGCAGGGAACCATCCGCGCCACCGCTCACATCGAGACGATCACTGCTGTGTTCCAGATGGAGGAGATCCTCTACGAGCTGCGCGACCACTGCGCGGGACTCGAGGCCGCCGGCTGGGACTACCTGTTCTCCGTGGTGAAGAACCTGCGCTACGCCACCGACTACGTGCTGCCCGACCGGGAGCGACTGACGATGGACCTGCCGCTGATGAAGGCCTTCACCGACCGCCTCGTCGCCACCTGCCACCGTCGCGGTGCGCATGCGATCGGCACGATGTCGAACCTCATGGCCGACCACCCGGACAAGGAGTTCGTGGCCGCCGAGTTCGAGCGCATGCGTGAGGACAAGGCTCGTGAGGCCTGGCAGGGCTTCGACGGCACGTGGGTCGCCGATCCGGCTCTCGTCCCGGCCGCTCTGGCCGTGTTCGACGCCGCTCTCGGCTCGAAGCCCAACCAGCTGGAGAACAAGCGTCCCGACGTGCAGGTGACCAGCGCGAACATCCTCGACATCACCGGCCTCGAGCCGATCGTGACCGAAGAGGGTGTGCGGGTGAACATCCGCGTGGCCATCGGGTACATGAACGAATGGCTCGGCGGCAACGGTCACGTGGCGCTGGAGAACCAGCTCGAGGACGTGTCGACCGCGGAGATCTGCCGCTCGCAGATCTGGCAGTGGATCCACCACGAGGTGACCCTCGACAACGGCCAGCAGGTGACCCGTCACCTGGTCGAGCGCTACCTCGGTGAGGAGCTGGCTGCGATGGATCGTCGCCCCGACGATCACTTCGACGAGGCCGTGGAGATCTTCCGCGCCACAGCGCTCGACGAGCCCTTCGCCGAGTTCCTCACGATGCCGGCCTACAACGACCACCTGGTCGACCGGGTGTCGAAGACCGACGCGGAACTCTACGTCGCCTGA
- the aceA gene encoding isocitrate lyase encodes MTENTTQSNLHDAEAIRRDWATNARWSGIARDYEPEDVVKLRGSLIEEHTLARHGAERLWNQITAGDIHSGDYVNALGALTGNQAVEQVKAGLNAIYLSGWQVAADANAAGQTYPDQSIYPANSVPQVVRRINNALMRADQIETSEGNKQVDDWFAPIVADAEAGFGGSINVYELMRSMINAGAAGVHFEDQLGSEKKCGHLGGKVLVPTSQHIRTLNAARLAADVENVPSLVIARTDAEAATLMTSDIDERDQKFVTGERTSEGFYKITNGLEAGIARGLSYAPYADLLWMETSTPDLEAAKKFAEAIHAEYPDQMLSYNCSPSFNWKKHLDDATIAKFQRELGAMGYKFQFITLAGFHALNYSMFDLAHGYAREQMKAYVELQEREFAAEDRGYTATRHQREVGTGYFDLVSTALNPESSTTALAGSTETAQFS; translated from the coding sequence ATGACTGAGAACACCACGCAGAGCAACTTGCACGATGCTGAAGCCATCCGCCGCGACTGGGCCACCAACGCCCGCTGGTCGGGAATCGCTCGTGACTACGAGCCCGAGGATGTCGTCAAACTGCGCGGTTCGCTGATCGAGGAGCACACCCTGGCTCGCCACGGAGCCGAGCGCCTGTGGAACCAGATCACGGCCGGTGACATCCACTCCGGCGACTACGTCAACGCGCTCGGCGCGCTGACCGGCAACCAGGCCGTCGAACAGGTCAAGGCCGGCCTCAACGCCATCTACCTCTCCGGTTGGCAGGTCGCCGCGGACGCGAACGCCGCCGGACAGACCTACCCCGATCAGTCGATCTACCCGGCCAACTCGGTTCCGCAGGTCGTGCGTCGGATCAACAACGCGCTGATGCGCGCCGACCAGATCGAGACCTCGGAAGGCAACAAGCAGGTCGACGACTGGTTCGCTCCGATCGTCGCCGACGCGGAAGCAGGTTTCGGCGGTTCGATCAACGTCTACGAGCTCATGCGCTCGATGATCAACGCCGGCGCTGCCGGTGTCCACTTCGAGGATCAGCTCGGATCCGAGAAGAAGTGCGGCCACCTCGGCGGTAAAGTCCTCGTTCCGACTTCGCAGCACATCCGCACGCTCAACGCGGCTCGCCTCGCAGCCGACGTCGAGAACGTGCCCAGCCTCGTCATCGCCCGCACCGACGCCGAGGCGGCCACGCTGATGACCTCGGACATCGACGAGCGCGATCAGAAGTTCGTCACCGGTGAGCGCACCTCGGAGGGCTTCTACAAGATCACGAACGGACTCGAAGCCGGCATCGCCCGCGGTCTGTCCTACGCTCCGTACGCGGATCTGCTGTGGATGGAGACCTCGACTCCGGACCTCGAAGCTGCGAAGAAGTTCGCCGAGGCGATCCACGCCGAGTACCCGGACCAGATGCTGTCCTACAACTGCTCGCCGTCGTTCAACTGGAAGAAGCACCTCGACGACGCCACGATCGCGAAGTTCCAGCGCGAGCTCGGTGCCATGGGATACAAGTTCCAGTTCATCACCCTGGCCGGCTTCCACGCCCTGAACTACTCGATGTTCGATCTCGCCCACGGCTACGCCCGCGAGCAGATGAAGGCCTACGTCGAGCTGCAGGAACGCGAGTTCGCTGCCGAGGACCGCGGCTACACCGCGACCCGCCACCAGCGCGAGGTCGGCACCGGCTACTTCGACCTGGTCTCGACGGCTCTCAACCCGGAGTCCTCGACCACCGCTCTGGCCGGATCGACCGAAACCGCTCAGTTCAGCTGA
- a CDS encoding IS110 family RNA-guided transposase: protein MTIISHLYAFVVGVDTHAKNHVYAILTNRGEHLDTREFPTTNTGLARALDWVGRRTGGHLDTLWVIEGIGTYGAILAENVAEAGYTVAEAASMSARDRHSTGKDDQIDARRIATTVLPLEQSRLRVPRQADGPRQGLRILVGARESMTREKTRTINALTALLRANDLGIDARRKLSVAKIRTVSKWRGRNEPVARCEARREAIRLAKRVIELDADIKDYATRILALVKDSPAAVLLAQPGIGPITAAVFYLAWSHPGRVHSEAAFAKLAGVNPIPASSGNVVRFRLNRSGDRRLNSALYMVAITKLSFDEETRAYMAKRLGEGKSKKEAIRCIKRFVARRVYRLLEATSVVGQAA from the coding sequence ATGACTATCATCTCGCACTTGTACGCGTTTGTCGTCGGCGTCGACACACACGCGAAGAACCACGTCTACGCCATACTCACCAACCGCGGTGAGCACCTCGATACCCGCGAATTCCCGACCACGAATACTGGCCTGGCACGCGCGTTGGACTGGGTCGGGCGTCGCACCGGCGGGCACCTGGACACCCTGTGGGTGATCGAAGGCATCGGCACCTACGGAGCGATCCTGGCCGAGAACGTCGCTGAGGCTGGGTATACGGTCGCCGAGGCCGCGAGCATGAGTGCCCGCGACCGTCACAGCACGGGTAAGGATGACCAGATCGACGCCCGCAGAATCGCGACCACCGTCCTGCCCTTGGAGCAGTCGCGGCTGCGCGTGCCCAGACAGGCCGATGGGCCGCGTCAGGGACTGCGGATCCTCGTGGGTGCCCGCGAGTCCATGACGCGGGAGAAGACCCGCACCATCAACGCGCTGACCGCGTTGTTGCGGGCGAACGATCTCGGTATCGATGCCCGACGGAAACTGTCAGTCGCCAAGATCCGCACGGTGTCGAAATGGCGGGGCCGGAACGAGCCTGTGGCCCGTTGTGAAGCACGTCGGGAAGCGATCCGGTTAGCCAAACGCGTCATCGAACTCGATGCCGACATCAAGGATTACGCCACACGGATTCTGGCTCTGGTGAAGGACAGTCCTGCCGCTGTGCTGCTGGCCCAGCCGGGGATCGGACCGATCACTGCCGCCGTGTTCTATCTGGCGTGGTCTCATCCAGGACGGGTGCATTCCGAGGCTGCGTTCGCGAAGCTGGCGGGGGTGAATCCGATCCCAGCATCGTCGGGCAATGTGGTGAGATTCCGACTCAACCGCAGCGGGGACCGCCGGTTGAACTCCGCGTTGTACATGGTGGCCATCACGAAGCTGTCCTTCGATGAGGAGACCCGAGCGTACATGGCTAAACGACTTGGGGAAGGGAAGTCGAAGAAGGAGGCTATCCGGTGTATCAAGCGGTTTGTGGCCCGGAGAGTTTATCGGCTTCTCGAGGCGACGAGCGTGGTTGGGCAGGCCGCTTGA